CAGCCCCGGCATGCTGGACATCCTGTATGACCGGGAGGTCGCGCTTTTGCAGATGGAACATATCACCGCTGAAGCGCACTGGGATGTGGACAACATGTTCCATGCCACGATTGCCGCGGCCAGCGGAAACCGCCTGCTGGCCCGCAATGTCAATGAACTGCGTGAACGCACCCGGCTGTATGGCTTTGATCAGATTCCGCAGCGACTGGAACCGGGGCGGCAGGAGCATTGCCAGATTCTGGAAGCGATGCGTGAAAAGGATGCGGAGCGGGCCTCGATGCTGATGCAGAAGCACCTCCAGCAGGTTGCGGATGCCATTCTGGGCACGCTTGCCGTATGAAGGGTGCCGGCTGGCGCCGAATAAAACGTTACTAAATAGTAATGAGTTGTATTTGCGGGATTTGAAATTAAGCTGACGGTAGAACATTTCCGTGGGGAAAGGGATCAGGCGTGCTGCATCTATATCGTTTTGATATCCTTATGATAAAGGATTCCTGAACAATGCCCGTCAATCCTTCTGGCCCGACGCGGCGGGACCTGCTGCTCAAGATAGGCCTGACCGCGGGCACGGCTGCCATGTACCAGGCCATGACCGCCCTGGGCCATGCGGCGGAATCACAGTTCAGCGGCACGCTCGATCTGGGCAGGGCGCGCAGGGGCGACAGTGTCGTGGTGCTTGGCGCTGGGCTTGCCGGCCTTGCGGCGGCCTATGAACTGGACAAGGCGGGCTACAAGGTCCGGCTTCTTGAATATCAGGACCGTGCGGGCGGGCGGAACTGGACCCTGCGCGGGGGCGACACGTATACCGAACTGGGTGGCGCAACCCAGAAAGTTGCGTTTGCGGCAGGGAACTATTTCAATCCCGGCCCGTGGCGTATTCCGCATCATCACCGGGCCATCCTGCATTACTGCAAGCAGTTCGGCGTACAGCTTGAACCGTTCATCCAGTTCAATAACAACGCATACGTGCACAGTACGAACGCATTCGGCGGCAAGCCGCAGCGGTATCGGGATGCGGCGTCGGATTTCATCGGCAATATTTCCGAACTTCTGGGCAAGTCCGTCAACCAGAACAATCTCGATCAGGTGCTGACGAAGGATGACCGTGAGCGCCTGCTGGTGGCGTTGCGCGAATGGGGCATGCTGGATGCATCCTATTCCTATCGCAAGGGGCTGCATGTTTCGAGCCGGCGCGGGTATGACCGCCCGCCCGGCGGCGGCCCCGATGGCGCGCCCATTGCCTCGGATCTGTTGCCGTTTACCGACGTGCTCGATCCGTGCGTGTGGAACACTATGAAGTTCTTCATGACGTACGAGATGCAGCCCACCATGTTCCAGCCTGTCGGCGGGATGGACATGATTGGCAAGGCATTTGCCCGGCGCATTGGCAGGTTGATCACATTCAACCGCAAGGTCACGGCCATCGACCAGGACAGTTCGGGCGTTACGATCAGCCATACCGACCGTGTCAGTGGCGCGGTGGGCCAGACAAAGGCCGACTGGTGCGTCTGCGCCATGCCGCTGACCGTGCTGGCGCAGATACCGGTGCAGGTCTCGCCCAAGATGCAGGCGGGTATCCGCGCCGTGCCCTATTCGAGCCATGCGAAGATCGGCATGGAATTCCGTCGCCGCTTCTGGGAGGAAGACGAGGCGATTTACGGCGGGATCAGTTTCACCAGCCAGGAAATCGCCCTGATTTCCTACCCCAATGACCGCATGCATTCCAGCGGGCCAGCTGTCCTGCTGGGGGGCTTTCCCCTCAGTCTCGCGGGACTGGACTTCGCGGCCATGACGCCTGAACAGCGCCTTGAGGCCGCCCTCAGGCAGGGGGAAGTGATCCACCCGCAATACCGCTCCGAATTCATGAACGGCACCTCTGTCGCGTGGAGCCGTGTGCCATGGATGCTGGGCTGTCGTGCACGATGGAGTGAAGCTGACAGGAAGGCCTATTATCAGGATCTGGTTGCGGTCGATGGCCGTATCGTCCTGGCGGGGGATCATGCATCCTATCTGGGGGGATGGCAGGAAGGTGCGCTCCTGTCCTCCATGGATGCGGTAAAGCGGTTGCACAAACGGGCACAGGAAGCTTGATGATGGGCATGCACACTATCAAGGCATGGGCTGTGGCCGCGTCTGTGGCCCTGTCTGTCGGGGGCGTGCCGTCGCTCTGCCTGGCTGCGGATGCGGCCGACCCCGCGCAACTGACCACGGGGCAGCAGGTGTACGCGCATATCTGCCAGGCCTGCCATATGGCGGATGGCCGGGGCGGCGTTGGCGCGGGAACCATCCCGGCGCTGGCATCAAACCCGCATCTGGCGGTTGCGGCCTATCCCGCAACCGTAGTCATGAACGGCAAGGGGGCCATGCCATGGTTCAATGGCGTGCTGTCGCCC
This is a stretch of genomic DNA from Komagataeibacter xylinus. It encodes these proteins:
- a CDS encoding cytochrome c, which produces MHTIKAWAVAASVALSVGGVPSLCLAADAADPAQLTTGQQVYAHICQACHMADGRGGVGAGTIPALASNPHLAVAAYPATVVMNGKGAMPWFNGVLSPAQIADVVNYVRAHFGNHYTDALTPQTVGSMAGPLKVDDH
- a CDS encoding flavin monoamine oxidase family protein — encoded protein: MPVNPSGPTRRDLLLKIGLTAGTAAMYQAMTALGHAAESQFSGTLDLGRARRGDSVVVLGAGLAGLAAAYELDKAGYKVRLLEYQDRAGGRNWTLRGGDTYTELGGATQKVAFAAGNYFNPGPWRIPHHHRAILHYCKQFGVQLEPFIQFNNNAYVHSTNAFGGKPQRYRDAASDFIGNISELLGKSVNQNNLDQVLTKDDRERLLVALREWGMLDASYSYRKGLHVSSRRGYDRPPGGGPDGAPIASDLLPFTDVLDPCVWNTMKFFMTYEMQPTMFQPVGGMDMIGKAFARRIGRLITFNRKVTAIDQDSSGVTISHTDRVSGAVGQTKADWCVCAMPLTVLAQIPVQVSPKMQAGIRAVPYSSHAKIGMEFRRRFWEEDEAIYGGISFTSQEIALISYPNDRMHSSGPAVLLGGFPLSLAGLDFAAMTPEQRLEAALRQGEVIHPQYRSEFMNGTSVAWSRVPWMLGCRARWSEADRKAYYQDLVAVDGRIVLAGDHASYLGGWQEGALLSSMDAVKRLHKRAQEA